The genome window CCGGTGTGCGGCTCGCCCTGGAGGCCGGCGTGCCGGCCTGCGGCCTGCACGTCGTCGAGGTCGCACCGGGCCGGGCCGCCCCGCTGCGGGCCATCGGGGCAGCGGCGACCGCGACCGGGCCGACCGCGCTCGTCGTCGTCGGGTCCGGCGCCGCGCGGCACGGGCACGACGCACCGCTGCCGTACGACGACCGGGCGGCCGGTCTCGAGCGGGCCCTGCTCGCGGCGCTGCGCGCGGGCGGCCCCGCGGCCCGGGACGCGCTCGCCGCGCTCGACCCCGCCCAGGCAGCCGACCTCGGCGTGACCGGGTGGGCGCCCTGGCAGGTGCTCGTCGGGGCGCTCGACGCGGCGACCGCCGCCCCGCCGGCGCCCGACGTCGTGCACGCGACGGTGTGGCACGGTGCCGCGCACGCGGTGGTCGTGTGGGAGGTCGCGCCGTGAGCCTCGTCGTGGCGGTCGTGGGTCCCACCGCGACGGGGAAGTCGGACCTCGCGCTGGACCTCGCGCAGGCGCTGGGGGCCGAGGTGGTCAACACCGACGCGATGCAGCTGTACCGCGGCATGGACGTCGGGACCGCGAAGCTGCCGCCGGACGAGCGGCGGGGCGTGCCCCACCACCTGCTCGACGTGCTCGACCCGCTGCAGGAGGCGTCGGTCGCCGACTACCAGGAGCTCG of Cellulomonas dongxiuzhuiae contains these proteins:
- a CDS encoding class III extradiol ring-cleavage dioxygenase family protein is translated as MLAAVALVPDTVLLLPGAAGRGPDDPELVALRAAAATAVARAVGCAGRVVVVAPGAVDRSVAGTVRAGAAAAGVPDRLLERPVPQVRLERAPGGPPDAPGPPGTGAATGVRLALEAGVPACGLHVVEVAPGRAAPLRAIGAAATATGPTALVVVGSGAARHGHDAPLPYDDRAAGLERALLAALRAGGPAARDALAALDPAQAADLGVTGWAPWQVLVGALDAATAAPPAPDVVHATVWHGAAHAVVVWEVAP